The following are from one region of the Cyanobium gracile PCC 6307 genome:
- a CDS encoding ABC transporter ATP-binding protein, translating into MLQLRQITKAYRIGEMESEILHGIDLTILRGEYTAIVGSSGSGKSTLMTILGCLEQPSSGQYYFDARDITQLSDNERTDIRNVRIGFVFQQFNLLPRLTALQNVMLPMVYAGYDRQERRQRAAAMLEQVGLADRMANRPNQLSGGQQQRVAIARALVNQPELLLADEPTGALDSRTGQEVIELISGLHADGLTIVLVTHDPSVAENSGRIIRIQDGQISSDSRPRCPDDLFQN; encoded by the coding sequence ATGCTGCAACTGCGACAGATCACCAAGGCTTATCGCATCGGAGAGATGGAGTCTGAGATTCTGCACGGTATCGACCTGACCATCCTTCGCGGCGAGTACACCGCGATTGTGGGCTCGTCTGGATCCGGCAAGTCCACCCTGATGACCATTCTCGGATGCCTGGAGCAGCCCAGCAGTGGCCAGTACTACTTCGATGCCCGTGATATCACCCAGCTGAGCGACAATGAACGCACGGACATTCGCAACGTTCGGATCGGTTTTGTTTTTCAGCAATTCAACCTCCTGCCGCGCCTGACAGCACTGCAGAACGTCATGCTGCCGATGGTCTATGCCGGTTACGACCGACAGGAGCGGCGGCAGAGGGCGGCGGCGATGCTGGAGCAGGTGGGGCTGGCGGACCGGATGGCCAACCGACCCAATCAGCTCTCCGGTGGCCAACAACAACGCGTCGCGATCGCCCGCGCCCTGGTGAACCAGCCCGAACTGCTGCTGGCCGACGAACCCACCGGTGCTCTCGATTCACGGACCGGCCAGGAGGTGATCGAGCTGATCTCCGGTCTTCACGCCGATGGGCTCACGATCGTGCTCGTCACCCACGACCCGTCCGTGGCCGAGAACAGCGGGCGGATCATCCGGATCCAGGACGGGCAGATCAGCAGCGACAGCCGACCGCGCTGCCCAGACGACCTGTTTCAGAACTGA
- a CDS encoding esterase/lipase family protein, translating into MTRQPIVILGGFLISPEAYAPMVARLEQLSGQPVRLVPVGKPEWLLTVFAFAWAGILDRVRATAAELARSSPTGKVTLIGHSSGGIMLRLFLDDAPFQGRRYDGKALADTLVMLGSPHTALKATVLRRMVAERLPGCPFADRVRYVSVAGDLDLQAASPMARRLAPTAYRNSSGDPDDRGDGLVPVASALLAGSTPQVLPGVAHGGAFGPRWYGSPEVVERWWGAVFSAPGDSPGSSPAGAAR; encoded by the coding sequence ATGACCCGCCAGCCGATCGTGATCCTCGGGGGCTTCCTGATCAGCCCCGAGGCCTATGCCCCGATGGTGGCGCGGCTGGAGCAGCTCAGCGGCCAGCCGGTGCGGCTGGTGCCCGTGGGCAAGCCCGAGTGGCTGCTCACCGTGTTCGCCTTCGCCTGGGCCGGGATCCTCGATCGGGTGCGGGCCACCGCGGCAGAGCTGGCCCGCAGTTCCCCCACCGGCAAGGTGACGCTGATCGGCCACAGCTCCGGCGGCATCATGCTGCGGCTGTTCCTGGATGACGCCCCGTTTCAGGGGCGCCGCTACGACGGCAAGGCCCTGGCTGACACCCTGGTGATGCTGGGCAGCCCCCACACCGCCCTCAAGGCCACGGTGCTGCGCCGGATGGTGGCGGAGCGCCTGCCGGGCTGCCCCTTCGCCGATCGGGTGCGCTACGTCTCGGTGGCCGGGGATCTGGATCTGCAGGCGGCCTCCCCCATGGCGCGGCGCCTGGCCCCCACCGCCTATCGCAACAGCAGCGGCGATCCCGACGACCGGGGCGATGGCCTGGTGCCGGTGGCCTCGGCCCTGCTGGCGGGCTCCACGCCCCAGGTGCTGCCGGGGGTGGCCCATGGCGGCGCCTTCGGCCCCCGCTGGTACGGCAGCCCGGAGGTGGTGGAGCGCTGGTGGGGCGCCGTGTTCAGCGCGCCTGGGGATTCCCCCGGGTCGTCGCCTGCTGGCGCAGCTCGCTGA
- a CDS encoding transporter substrate-binding domain-containing protein: MKRLSWGLAPTLALVLAIALPGAAAAAPVLRVGLVDGSPPCSYREAGVWRGLAVDLWNRVATLEEIPYVVSQWPSVRQMLEASREGKVDVAVGCINVSPDRLERYRFSLPFQEDGLAVMVVKSRLDLGRSFLSALLTPTLLQLLGSYLLAIAVLTGITLRLEVRHHPATDGRRNSLRHVSKVFQVLATGPGSNTIVTTTRGNGVVILAYLVRIVSASLLVGYLTVNVAGEVQGRASGDIRSPADLRGRRVGVRSGTVSESLLKELNTTSTGPKATIVPLASIGEGGALQAERRIDALLGDNLQLSYLLLQEEAMGFLPSLALEGIRPESQAFAYAPALPEATANRIDQAISALKRSGVVSELRQQATTRGNPQAR, translated from the coding sequence ATGAAACGCCTCAGCTGGGGCCTGGCCCCCACCCTGGCGCTTGTTCTGGCCATCGCCCTGCCGGGCGCGGCTGCGGCGGCACCGGTGCTGCGGGTGGGCCTGGTGGATGGCTCGCCGCCCTGCAGTTACCGGGAGGCGGGGGTCTGGCGGGGGCTGGCCGTTGATCTGTGGAATCGGGTGGCCACCCTCGAGGAGATCCCCTACGTGGTCTCCCAGTGGCCGTCGGTGCGGCAGATGCTGGAGGCCAGCCGCGAGGGCAAGGTGGATGTGGCGGTGGGCTGCATCAACGTTTCACCCGACCGCCTCGAGCGCTACCGCTTCAGCCTCCCCTTCCAGGAGGACGGCCTGGCGGTGATGGTGGTCAAGAGCCGGCTGGATCTGGGGCGCTCCTTCCTGAGCGCCCTGCTGACGCCGACGCTGCTGCAGCTGCTGGGCAGCTACCTGCTGGCGATCGCCGTGCTCACCGGGATCACTCTGCGCCTGGAGGTCCGCCACCATCCAGCGACGGACGGCCGGCGAAACTCCCTGCGCCACGTCAGCAAGGTGTTCCAGGTGCTGGCCACCGGTCCGGGCAGCAACACGATCGTGACCACCACCCGCGGCAACGGGGTCGTGATCCTGGCCTACCTGGTGCGGATCGTCTCGGCGTCGCTCCTGGTGGGCTATCTCACCGTGAACGTGGCCGGGGAAGTCCAGGGCAGGGCCAGCGGCGACATCCGCTCGCCGGCGGATCTGCGCGGCCGGAGGGTGGGGGTGCGTAGCGGCACCGTCAGCGAGTCGCTGCTGAAGGAACTCAACACCACCAGCACCGGGCCGAAGGCGACGATCGTGCCGCTGGCCAGCATCGGCGAGGGGGGAGCTCTGCAGGCCGAACGCCGGATCGACGCGCTGCTGGGGGACAACCTGCAGCTGAGCTACCTGCTGCTTCAGGAGGAAGCCATGGGCTTCCTGCCCAGCCTGGCGCTGGAGGGGATCCGGCCCGAGTCGCAGGCCTTCGCCTACGCGCCGGCGCTGCCGGAGGCCACCGCCAACCGCATCGACCAGGCGATCAGCGCCCTCAAGCGCAGTGGCGTCGTCAGCGAGCTGCGCCAGCAGGCGACGACCCGGGGGAATCCCCAGGCGCGCTGA
- a CDS encoding VOC family protein has translation MVSRNTICLWYDGTALEAATFYAETFPDSALGEIFRAPADYPSGQQGDVLTVLFTVAGLPCLGLNGGPQFKHSEAFSFQIATDNQAETDRLWDAIVANGGEESACGWCKDRWGLSWQITPRALTAAIADPDRAAARRAFEAMMQMGKIDIAAIEAARRG, from the coding sequence ATGGTTTCCAGAAACACGATCTGTCTCTGGTACGACGGCACCGCTCTGGAGGCGGCCACGTTCTACGCCGAAACCTTCCCGGACAGCGCCTTGGGAGAGATCTTCCGGGCGCCGGCGGATTATCCGTCCGGCCAGCAGGGTGATGTTCTGACGGTCCTGTTCACCGTGGCCGGTCTTCCCTGCCTGGGCCTGAATGGAGGCCCGCAGTTCAAGCACAGCGAGGCCTTTTCGTTCCAGATCGCCACCGACAACCAGGCCGAGACCGATCGGCTCTGGGACGCGATCGTGGCCAACGGCGGCGAGGAGAGCGCCTGCGGCTGGTGCAAGGACAGATGGGGACTGTCGTGGCAGATCACGCCGCGCGCCCTCACCGCTGCCATCGCCGATCCCGACCGAGCCGCGGCCCGGCGCGCCTTCGAAGCGATGATGCAGATGGGCAAGATCGACATCGCCGCCATCGAAGCAGCCCGCCGCGGCTAG
- a CDS encoding ABC transporter permease, whose protein sequence is MTGRRRGERGGGELVETIALAWSSLLANRMRSALTMLGVIIGIGAVISMVTIGRGAQLQTESQLKSLGSNLLFVQSGVAPSGGPASRGAGSATTLTWEDAQAIAASIPAVADVAPNLSQRAQVVLADRNTNTTVVGSTPAFVAVRDFLPLSGRFFNQAELNQAARVAVLGQTVVDSLGLTDRSALDRTIRIRGETFTVIGTLEFKGSTGFRDQDDQVLIPLTTMAARIVGMNTTAGVSVESIAVSARSAEGMEAGEYQITNLLRLRHRIVPPREDDFLIRNQADLVNASNAVAHVFTALLGGSAAISLLVGGIGIMNIMLVSVTERTREIGIRRAIGARCSDILRQFLIESTVLSLAGGLLGVLLGVLASMAINSVFGWSAGIALDAVVCSLIFCLVIGVFFGAYPASKAAQLDPMTALRSD, encoded by the coding sequence TTGACGGGGCGTCGCCGGGGTGAGCGGGGTGGTGGCGAGCTGGTCGAAACGATCGCGCTCGCCTGGTCGTCGCTGCTGGCCAACCGGATGCGCTCCGCCCTGACGATGCTGGGCGTGATCATCGGCATCGGCGCCGTGATCAGCATGGTGACGATCGGGCGCGGCGCCCAGCTCCAGACGGAGAGCCAGTTGAAATCGCTGGGTTCGAACCTGCTCTTCGTGCAGAGCGGCGTGGCACCCAGCGGCGGCCCCGCCTCACGGGGAGCGGGCTCGGCCACCACCCTCACCTGGGAGGATGCCCAGGCGATCGCCGCGTCCATCCCCGCCGTGGCGGACGTGGCCCCGAATCTGAGCCAACGTGCCCAGGTGGTGCTGGCCGATCGCAACACCAACACCACGGTGGTGGGCAGCACGCCGGCCTTCGTGGCGGTGCGCGACTTTCTGCCCCTGAGCGGGCGTTTTTTCAACCAGGCCGAACTCAACCAGGCCGCCAGGGTGGCCGTGCTGGGACAGACCGTCGTCGACAGCCTCGGGTTGACGGACCGCAGCGCTCTGGACCGCACGATCCGCATCCGCGGCGAGACCTTCACCGTCATCGGCACCCTGGAGTTCAAGGGCAGCACGGGTTTCCGCGACCAGGACGATCAGGTGCTGATTCCGCTCACCACAATGGCCGCAAGGATCGTGGGGATGAACACCACAGCCGGTGTGTCGGTGGAGAGCATCGCGGTTTCGGCGCGGTCCGCCGAGGGCATGGAGGCAGGGGAGTATCAGATCACCAACCTGCTGCGGTTACGCCACAGGATCGTGCCGCCCCGAGAGGACGATTTCCTGATTCGCAACCAGGCCGATCTGGTCAACGCCTCCAACGCCGTCGCCCATGTGTTCACGGCGCTGCTGGGCGGATCCGCCGCCATTTCCCTCTTGGTGGGAGGGATCGGCATCATGAACATCATGCTGGTGTCCGTCACAGAGCGAACGCGTGAGATCGGCATCCGGCGCGCCATCGGAGCCCGTTGCAGTGACATCCTGCGCCAGTTCCTGATCGAATCAACGGTGCTGTCTCTGGCGGGCGGCCTCCTGGGTGTTCTGCTTGGTGTGCTGGCGTCGATGGCCATCAATTCGGTCTTTGGCTGGAGCGCAGGGATCGCCCTTGATGCGGTGGTTTGCTCGCTGATCTTCTGCCTGGTGATCGGTGTTTTCTTCGGCGCCTATCCGGCCAGCAAGGCCGCCCAGCTGGATCCGATGACGGCACTCCGGAGCGATTGA
- a CDS encoding AbrB/MazE/SpoVT family DNA-binding domain-containing protein, whose product MRAKLVRIGNSRGLRLAKPLLEEAGLTDEVDIHAAPGVLTITPVAAPRAGWAEAAAAVAPEGLLDPATPTHFDEGEWEW is encoded by the coding sequence GTGAGGGCCAAGCTGGTCAGGATCGGCAATTCACGCGGTCTTCGTCTGGCCAAGCCGCTGCTCGAGGAAGCTGGCCTGACGGACGAGGTGGACATCCACGCCGCCCCTGGTGTGCTGACCATCACGCCTGTGGCGGCGCCGCGGGCCGGGTGGGCCGAGGCCGCAGCAGCCGTGGCGCCGGAGGGTCTCCTGGATCCGGCCACTCCCACCCACTTCGACGAAGGGGAATGGGAGTGGTGA
- a CDS encoding helix-turn-helix transcriptional regulator: protein MDFTADLPVVQVRRAVMRRALIATDLPPRVALAMGDEPLLLRYTVGLFGYGLIGCAVTDAESCLRRLAEQPHGLLVCSDSLKGGDVLSLTATVKDRHPQLKVIVIGTAPVQDPALVRAGWVDGLVAERDMTFRSGALQAAVLAALGGHHFRSASMRDLPVPAPISELSPRDYEILEGLADGLTDREIAERLMISPSTAKSYTKRLLQNMGARNRLQALVMALRQGLIRLR from the coding sequence GTGGATTTCACCGCCGATCTGCCCGTCGTCCAGGTCCGGCGGGCGGTGATGCGTCGGGCCCTGATCGCCACCGATCTGCCGCCGCGGGTGGCGCTGGCGATGGGCGACGAGCCGCTTCTGCTGCGCTACACGGTGGGGCTGTTCGGTTACGGCCTGATCGGCTGCGCCGTCACCGACGCTGAGAGCTGCCTGCGTCGCCTGGCGGAGCAGCCCCACGGGCTGCTGGTGTGCTCCGACAGCCTCAAGGGGGGCGACGTGCTCAGCCTCACCGCCACGGTGAAGGACCGCCATCCCCAGCTGAAGGTGATCGTGATCGGCACCGCCCCGGTCCAGGACCCGGCGCTGGTGCGGGCGGGGTGGGTGGATGGACTGGTGGCGGAGCGCGACATGACCTTCCGCAGCGGCGCCCTGCAGGCGGCGGTGCTGGCGGCGCTGGGCGGGCACCACTTCCGCAGCGCCTCGATGCGGGACCTGCCGGTGCCGGCGCCGATCAGCGAACTCAGCCCGCGGGACTACGAGATCCTCGAGGGCCTGGCCGACGGCCTCACCGACCGGGAAATCGCCGAGCGGCTGATGATCAGCCCGAGCACGGCCAAGTCGTACACCAAGCGGCTGCTGCAGAACATGGGCGCCCGCAACCGGCTGCAGGCGCTGGTGATGGCACTGCGGCAGGGCCTGATCCGGCTGCGCTGA
- a CDS encoding glycoside hydrolase family 9 protein encodes MASVDPVTGVGFNVAEALQKSFLFYEAQRSGNLDEASKRIDWRGDSGLRDGLDGVYFGGRSAANLQSGLTLDLTGGYHDAGDHVKFGLPLASTLATLAWGGIEFSDGYAVTGQTDELLDAVRWGTDYLLKAHGVDAAGNTLYFVAQVGDAGADHALWSAPESQTIARPALAVTPTKPGSDVAAGSAAALASASVLFRQNGDAAYADVLLNRAVSLYTFADRYRGSYADAIPEVRSFYNSWSGYNDELAYGAAWLSRAVSAAGGNGTAYRDKALSIYTGSIGGLSRGWTGNWDDASYATAVILAEDTGSARIQQDVEGWLNNWVSGGNGVTISAGGLRHISQWGSLRYAANTAFLADVYADNVRDPGGAYGRLSQGTVDYILGANPRQSSYLVGFGVNAPRQPHHRAASGVGWEGFRNGQPNAHILYGALVGGPTSANDFAYQDRRDDYVANEVALDYNAALTGAFARSVERRGGVPLSDAQLDALPGITVRPGGGGNPVNPTPTPTPTPTPTPTPTPTPTPTPTPTPTPPPPIPTPGSPLPATLNGIPLTSSPDLAVVVGGSIWTGGMTVQLTLSNVGAAPLNGWSFSFESPHRPSGTPWGVRISSTALAGGLFRHVVSGDAWASAIQPGRSVTVGFNASQGRALGHSGALTAAALFGGAGRLAFSAANPRFLTGNAAANALGGGPGADVLTGLGGADTFRLSNLSDSLLAAPDQITDLVIGSDRIDGPQAVSAAALRELGAVADLTPTALAAVLTPASFAANGGATFTLAAGGGGSRTFLALNDGTAGFQAASDALIEITGFSGSLTALAVV; translated from the coding sequence ATGGCGTCCGTCGATCCGGTGACCGGGGTGGGGTTCAACGTCGCCGAGGCCCTGCAGAAAAGCTTCCTCTTCTATGAGGCCCAGCGCTCGGGCAACCTCGACGAGGCCAGCAAGCGGATCGACTGGCGCGGCGATTCCGGCCTGCGGGACGGCCTCGACGGGGTGTACTTCGGCGGCCGCTCGGCGGCCAACCTGCAGAGCGGACTGACGCTCGATCTCACCGGCGGCTACCACGATGCCGGCGACCACGTGAAATTCGGGCTGCCGCTGGCCTCCACCCTCGCCACCCTCGCCTGGGGCGGGATCGAGTTCTCCGATGGCTATGCCGTCACCGGCCAGACCGATGAGCTGCTCGATGCGGTGCGCTGGGGCACCGACTACCTGCTCAAGGCCCACGGCGTTGATGCGGCCGGCAACACCCTGTACTTCGTGGCCCAGGTGGGCGATGCGGGGGCCGACCACGCCCTCTGGAGCGCCCCCGAAAGCCAGACGATCGCCCGGCCGGCCCTGGCGGTGACACCGACCAAGCCCGGCTCCGATGTGGCGGCGGGCTCGGCGGCGGCGCTGGCCTCGGCGTCGGTGCTGTTCCGCCAGAACGGCGATGCCGCCTACGCCGACGTGCTGCTCAACCGGGCCGTCTCGCTCTACACCTTCGCCGATCGCTACCGGGGCAGCTACGCCGATGCGATCCCGGAGGTGCGCTCCTTCTACAACTCCTGGAGCGGCTACAACGACGAGCTGGCCTACGGCGCCGCCTGGCTGTCGCGGGCGGTGAGCGCGGCGGGGGGCAACGGCACGGCCTACCGCGACAAGGCCCTGTCGATCTACACCGGCAGCATCGGCGGCCTCTCGCGGGGCTGGACGGGCAACTGGGACGACGCCTCCTATGCCACCGCCGTGATCCTGGCGGAGGACACCGGCTCGGCCCGCATCCAGCAGGACGTGGAGGGCTGGCTGAACAACTGGGTGAGCGGCGGCAACGGGGTGACGATCAGCGCCGGCGGCCTGCGCCACATCAGCCAGTGGGGCTCGCTGCGCTACGCCGCCAACACGGCCTTCCTGGCCGATGTCTATGCCGACAACGTGCGCGACCCCGGCGGCGCCTACGGCCGTCTTTCGCAGGGGACGGTGGACTACATCCTCGGCGCCAATCCGCGCCAGTCGAGCTACCTGGTGGGCTTCGGGGTCAACGCGCCCCGGCAACCCCACCACCGGGCGGCCTCGGGGGTGGGCTGGGAGGGGTTCCGCAACGGCCAGCCCAACGCCCACATCCTCTACGGCGCCCTGGTGGGGGGGCCCACCAGCGCCAACGACTTCGCCTACCAGGACCGCCGCGACGACTACGTCGCCAACGAGGTGGCCCTCGACTACAACGCCGCCCTCACCGGCGCCTTCGCCCGCAGTGTCGAACGCCGCGGCGGCGTGCCGCTCAGCGACGCCCAGCTCGACGCCCTGCCAGGCATCACGGTGCGGCCGGGCGGGGGCGGAAATCCGGTTAATCCGACCCCGACGCCGACGCCAACCCCAACACCGACTCCCACCCCGACACCGACGCCAACGCCAACCCCCACGCCGACTCCAACGCCGCCGCCACCGATTCCCACCCCCGGAAGCCCCCTGCCGGCCACCCTCAACGGCATCCCGCTCACCTCCAGCCCGGATCTGGCGGTGGTGGTGGGCGGCTCGATCTGGACCGGCGGGATGACGGTGCAGCTCACCCTCAGCAACGTCGGTGCAGCGCCGCTGAACGGCTGGAGCTTCAGCTTTGAGAGCCCGCACCGACCCAGCGGCACCCCCTGGGGGGTGCGGATCAGCAGCACGGCGCTGGCGGGCGGCCTGTTCCGCCACGTCGTCAGCGGCGACGCCTGGGCCAGCGCGATCCAGCCCGGCCGCAGCGTGACCGTGGGCTTCAACGCCAGCCAGGGCCGGGCCCTGGGCCACAGCGGCGCCCTCACGGCGGCGGCTCTCTTCGGCGGTGCCGGCCGGCTGGCCTTCAGCGCCGCCAACCCCCGCTTCCTCACGGGCAATGCCGCCGCCAATGCCCTCGGCGGCGGCCCCGGCGCCGATGTGCTCACCGGCCTGGGGGGCGCCGACACCTTCCGGCTGTCCAACCTGAGCGACTCGCTGCTGGCCGCCCCCGACCAGATCACCGACCTGGTGATCGGCAGTGACCGCATCGATGGCCCCCAGGCCGTGTCGGCTGCCGCCCTGCGCGAACTGGGGGCGGTGGCCGACCTCACCCCCACCGCCCTGGCCGCCGTCCTCACCCCCGCCAGCTTCGCCGCCAACGGCGGGGCCACCTTCACCCTGGCCGCCGGCGGCGGTGGCAGCCGCACCTTCCTGGCCCTCAACGACGGAACCGCCGGCTTCCAGGCCGCCAGCGACGCCCTCATCGAGATCACCGGCTTCAGCGGTTCACTCACGGCGCTGGCGGTGGTGTGA
- a CDS encoding type II toxin-antitoxin system PemK/MazF family toxin: protein MGVVTDVAVSRGDIFLVALNPTRGQEIRKTRPCVVVSPDELNAHMGTFIVAPLTTGAYPYPFRVPCSFQGKEGHVVPDQLRTVDRERLVKRLGTLPNDTLHQLLTILQEMFAF from the coding sequence ATGGGAGTGGTGACGGACGTCGCCGTCAGCCGTGGTGACATCTTTCTGGTGGCGTTGAATCCCACCCGTGGCCAGGAGATCCGCAAGACCAGGCCCTGCGTGGTCGTGTCGCCCGATGAACTCAACGCCCACATGGGCACGTTCATCGTGGCGCCGTTGACGACCGGTGCTTATCCCTACCCCTTCCGCGTTCCTTGTTCGTTCCAGGGCAAAGAAGGCCACGTCGTCCCTGACCAGCTGCGCACGGTTGATCGCGAACGGCTGGTGAAGCGGCTGGGAACCCTGCCGAACGACACGCTGCACCAGCTGCTGACCATCCTTCAGGAGATGTTTGCGTTCTGA
- a CDS encoding efflux RND transporter periplasmic adaptor subunit yields MLQTPLRQSPTPPASARPGAASALSPAGTPWSRWKVIAAGSLTLCLAGGGWLSWHQGQVRARQAALLAQTAVVERSNVVLQVTASGSIRPTTPVNISPKQPGRVTALFVDQGDRVSAGQVLARMDDSNLRGTLQSALGTLVAAEANLQKLRAGNRPQEIEAARRNLEAAEADQIAVRSTFLSNQQLYRSGAIARVSFDASRSAFLASEARVRSLRAQLNLASAGSRAEDITTAAAQVLQARGGLASIQAQVNDTVIRAPFAGVVSQKYADVGAFVTPTTSASATSSATSSSILALASELEAVANVAEVDVGAIRPGQPVDLQVDAFPRQVFRGTVRLVAPEAVVEQNVTSFQVRIALAADARSQLRSGMNLTANVRVGRRSDALLIPTPAIVSERDGTGVMRPGDNGEPSFQPVQVGVTIGNRTEVLRGLKAGDRVYLSVPGRRQPNARPVSGASPFQQQRGQGRMPR; encoded by the coding sequence ATGCTGCAGACCCCCCTGCGCCAGAGTCCCACCCCTCCAGCCTCGGCCAGGCCAGGAGCCGCTTCAGCGCTGTCTCCGGCGGGCACGCCATGGTCACGCTGGAAGGTGATCGCCGCCGGTTCGCTGACGCTCTGTCTGGCGGGGGGCGGTTGGCTGTCCTGGCATCAGGGACAGGTCCGTGCCCGCCAGGCCGCCCTGCTCGCCCAGACGGCGGTGGTGGAGCGCAGCAACGTGGTTCTTCAGGTGACAGCGTCCGGTTCGATCCGTCCCACGACGCCCGTGAACATCAGCCCCAAGCAACCGGGTCGCGTCACGGCCCTGTTCGTGGATCAGGGGGATCGGGTCAGCGCCGGCCAGGTGCTGGCGCGCATGGATGACAGCAACCTGCGGGGCACGTTGCAATCGGCCCTGGGAACCCTGGTGGCGGCGGAAGCCAACCTGCAGAAGCTGCGGGCCGGTAACCGCCCCCAGGAGATCGAGGCCGCCCGGCGCAACCTGGAGGCGGCGGAGGCCGATCAGATCGCCGTTCGTTCCACCTTCCTCAGCAACCAGCAGCTGTACCGATCGGGCGCAATCGCCCGGGTCAGCTTTGATGCCAGCCGCTCGGCCTTCCTGGCCAGTGAAGCCAGGGTGCGGTCGCTGCGGGCCCAGCTGAATCTCGCCAGCGCCGGCAGCCGCGCCGAGGACATCACCACGGCGGCCGCCCAGGTGCTTCAGGCCAGGGGGGGTCTGGCCAGCATCCAAGCCCAGGTCAATGACACCGTGATCCGGGCCCCCTTTGCCGGGGTGGTCAGCCAGAAATACGCCGACGTCGGCGCGTTCGTGACGCCCACCACCTCCGCCAGCGCCACCAGCTCGGCCACCTCCTCGTCGATCCTGGCCCTGGCCAGCGAACTGGAAGCGGTGGCCAACGTGGCGGAAGTGGACGTGGGCGCCATCCGGCCCGGCCAGCCGGTGGATCTGCAGGTGGATGCCTTCCCTCGCCAGGTGTTCCGCGGAACCGTGCGGCTGGTGGCGCCGGAAGCGGTGGTGGAGCAGAACGTGACCAGCTTCCAGGTACGAATCGCCCTGGCAGCCGACGCGCGCAGCCAGCTCCGCTCCGGCATGAACCTCACCGCCAACGTCCGGGTGGGCCGGCGCTCCGATGCCCTGCTGATCCCCACCCCGGCGATCGTGAGCGAGCGGGACGGCACCGGAGTGATGCGGCCCGGTGACAACGGGGAGCCCAGCTTCCAGCCGGTGCAGGTGGGCGTCACGATCGGCAACCGCACCGAAGTGCTGCGCGGCCTGAAAGCCGGCGATCGGGTCTACCTGTCCGTGCCGGGCCGGCGTCAGCCCAACGCCCGGCCGGTGTCGGGCGCCTCGCCGTTCCAGCAGCAGCGGGGCCAGGGGAGGATGCCACGTTGA
- a CDS encoding CPBP family intramembrane glutamic endopeptidase → MIKTIATEGASAGANGPRVRPTIRLGIALWLAYSALAGVLQFRTGIPYTDWFKTAGNAFAAAVVPLSLGGLALLAFTRWCRWDHVWRDPVRLRCTGLMKLSMLAWVAMIAFRLVGIQWSAVPPDLLLAILAAGVGVGFAEELLFRGLFLRCLRQGGRSEATAAIWTGVCFGLFHLPNMAMGMGWIGAIQVVLAALSGILLYVFRRYTGLIWPAMVAHGLWDISTFLAGGYAYPWLSMASVVAQGVFVVLGLLVYVGLYRSDRGTVVIPALEVATM, encoded by the coding sequence TTGATCAAGACCATCGCCACGGAGGGCGCATCGGCGGGCGCCAACGGCCCGCGCGTCCGTCCGACGATCCGCCTGGGGATCGCGCTCTGGCTCGCCTACAGCGCCCTGGCCGGAGTCCTGCAATTCCGCACCGGCATTCCTTACACCGACTGGTTCAAGACGGCCGGCAATGCCTTCGCCGCGGCGGTTGTCCCCCTCAGCCTCGGCGGCCTGGCGCTGCTGGCCTTCACCCGCTGGTGCCGCTGGGACCATGTCTGGCGGGATCCCGTGCGACTGCGCTGCACCGGCCTGATGAAGCTGTCGATGCTGGCCTGGGTGGCGATGATCGCCTTCCGCCTGGTGGGCATCCAGTGGAGCGCGGTGCCGCCGGACCTGCTGCTGGCCATCCTCGCGGCCGGCGTCGGCGTGGGCTTCGCCGAGGAGCTGCTGTTCCGGGGCCTGTTCCTGCGATGCCTGCGCCAGGGGGGCCGCTCGGAAGCCACCGCCGCGATCTGGACCGGCGTCTGCTTCGGCCTGTTCCATCTCCCCAACATGGCCATGGGGATGGGCTGGATCGGGGCGATCCAGGTGGTCCTGGCGGCCCTGAGCGGCATCCTCCTGTATGTCTTCCGCCGCTACACGGGCCTCATTTGGCCGGCGATGGTGGCCCATGGTCTGTGGGACATCTCGACCTTCCTGGCCGGTGGCTATGCCTACCCGTGGCTCTCGATGGCCTCCGTTGTTGCGCAGGGGGTGTTTGTGGTGCTTGGTCTGCTCGTCTACGTGGGTCTCTACCGCAGCGACAGGGGCACGGTGGTGATTCCTGCTCTTGAAGTGGCTACAATGTGA